The following are encoded in a window of Colletotrichum lupini chromosome 3, complete sequence genomic DNA:
- a CDS encoding UbiA prenyltransferase, which translates to MTVVENNILAEKPSGAPAPELYRSVPKRRTLRLPLAVLWIWLNLIVCGISNQRLADSIVEDEHNKPWRPLAAKRLTPAQAQRLLLGMIPLVVTVSAFMGGFKPTISMMTLLWMYNDLDGSSINIWARNAINTGGIMCFSAGALEVISGGDLLPKAWAWIGVTGAVIATTVQALDFPDMEGDQARGRKTIPLLYGEGIARGGLAVMVLLWSTACPLFWNLQPAAWAAPIGVGALMAALTMVRRNEKSDGIVAKLWCLWLAVLYVLPLFAA; encoded by the exons ATGACAGTTGTTGAGAACAACATCTTGGCAGAAAAGCCTTCGGGCGCTCCCGCTCCGGAACTTTACAGATCTGTGCCTAAGCGCAGAACTTTG AGACTACCCCTGGCAGTCCTATGGATATGGCTCAACTTGATCGTGTGCGGTATCTCAAACCAGCGACTCGCGGACTCCATCGTCGAAGATGAGCATAACAAACCCTGGCGGCCACTGGCTGCGAAGCGGTTGACGCCCGCACAGGCCCAACGACTTCTTCTCGGCATGATACCTCTCGTGGTTACAGTAAGCGCGTTTATGGGTGGATTCAAACCAACGATATCGATGATGACGCTTCTATGGATGTACAACGATCTCGACGGGAGCAGTATCAATATCTGGGCGCGCAACGCGATCAACACGGGCGGCATCATGTGTTTCAGTGCTGGGGCTTTAGAGGTCATCTCTGGCGGTGATCTCCTTCCGAAGGCGTGGGCTTGGATCGGGGTGACCGGGGCCGTCATCGCCACTACAGTCCAAGCGTTGGACTTCCCAGATATGGAGGGAGATCAAGCTAGGGGTCGCAAGACCATTCCGCTGCTCTATGGCGAGGGTATTGCTCGGGGCGGGCTGGCTGTGATGGTCTTGCTGTGGTCTACTGCGTGTCCACTGTTCTGGAACCTCCAACCGGCGGCCTGGGCGGCTCCTATTGGAGTGGGAGCCTTAATGGCTGCATTGACTATGGTGAGGCGGAATGAGAAGTCTGACGGTATTGTAGCGAAGCTATGGTGTCTGTGGCTGGCTGTCTTATATGTCCTCCCTCTTTTCGCAGCGTAG
- a CDS encoding zinc-binding dehydrogenase, whose translation MPSWTVASYHINNASQLITNTTHTIMSDIKFEGWLGHSPDSVNGKMEWGAFEPKKWTEDDVDIEISHCGICGSDLHMLRSGWAETPYPCCVGHEIVGKAVRVGKNVKHVSVGDRVGVGAQARSCMKSDCPECSIGRENYCGRANISTYGSVYPDGEGKAMGGYADYNRTNGHFVIKIPDGIPSEDAAPMLCGGITVFSPLKENGCGPGKTVGVVGVGGLGHFAVLFAKALGADKVIGISRKATKKDEVLKLGADEYIATDDDKDWSKTNARSIDLIISTVSSEKMPLQQYLRLLKVYGTFIQVGAPDGGNLPPINAFTLLASGIKVGGSGIGSPSDIREMLELAVEKKVKPWVQKRPLKDANKAIVDMEQGHARYRYVLVNEKHAKL comes from the exons ATGCCGTCATGGACCGTGGCCTCG TACCATATCAACAACGCGAGTCAGCTTATCACAAACACAACACACACAATCATGTCCGACATCAAGTTTGAAGGATGGCTCGGCCACAGCCCCGACAGCGTCAACGGAAAGATGGAATGGGGCGCGTTCGAGCCCAAGAAGTGGACTGAAGACGACGTCGACATCGAGATCTCCCACTGCGGTATCTGCGGTTCTGACCTTCACATGCTCCGCTCGGGCTGGGCTGAGACCCCTTATC cttGCTGCGTCGGACACGAGATCGTCGGCAAGGCCGTCCGCGTCGGCAAGAACGTGAAGCACGTCTCCGTTGGTGACCGCGTAGGTGTCGGTGCGCAGGCTCGCTCCTGCATGAAGTCCGACTGCCCCGAGTGCTCCATCGGACGCGAGAACTACTGCGGCCGTGCCAACATCAGCACATACGGCTCCGTCTACCCCGATGGTGAGGGCAAGGCAATGGGTGGCTATGCCGACTACAACAGAACCAACGGACACTTCGTCATCAAGATCCCGGATGGTATTCCTTCTGAGGATGCCGCGCCCATGCTTTGCGGTGGCATCACGGTCTTCTCCCCGTTGAAGGAGAACGGCTGTGGACCTGGAAAGACTGTCGGTGTCGTTGGTGTTGGTGGTCTTGGCCACTTTGCTGTGCTCTTCGCCAAGGCCCTCGGCGCTGACAAGGTCATTGGTATCTCCAGAAAGGCCACCAAGAAGGACGAGGTCCTGAAGCTTGGAGCTGATGAGTACATTGCGACCGACGACGACAAGGACTGGTCCAAGACCAACGCCCGCAGCATCGATCTCATCATCTCTACCGTGTCCAGCGAGAAGATGCCCCTGCAACAGTACCTGAGACTGTTGAAGGTCTACGGCACATTCATCCAGGTCGGTGCCCCCGACGGTGGTAACCTGCCTCCCATCAACGCCTTTACTCTGCTCGCCAGCGGTATCAAGGTTGGTGGCAGCGGTATTGGCTCTCCCTCCGATATCAGGGAGATGCTTGAGCTCGCTGTCGAGAAGAAGGTCAAGCCTTGGGTCCAGAAGCGCCCGCTTAAGGACGCCAACAAGGCCATTGTCGACATGGAGCAAGGCCATGCTCGTTACAGATACGTTCTGGTTAACGAGAAGCACGCTAAGTTGTAA
- a CDS encoding alpha/beta hydrolase fold-3 domain-containing protein, with amino-acid sequence MGSLENKTSVDKMEYDTKEKLAALSVIESQRLVKARWHELTRPLTILQYLAGGHPLPESAPPAPDTEFEYTIQIPMRDGGRQQEARVHKPSTSTGAKSPVIVLIYGGAFTMGDCHQMSPWARIARKLFNATVINLSYRLAPTHPFPAAPNDVEDGLKWVSENAHTLGGDLSAGFVIGGPSAGANLAAVMAQKMVDGATKLGAPLTGVWLLAPLFLEDDIVPPKYKDIFLAREQNAEAPIFSKAAWGYLAANYKADIKSVDYSPFNSKNPHVGMPRTVVQVGGLDFLRDDGLVYEKALRAHGVETRLDVYPGAPHGHFIFPGVKSAFKANLDIFRGLGWLLKQEVSEDEIKKAVVADPFMTVPEKSSAAYDAIYR; translated from the exons ATGGGCTCTCTTGAGAACAAGACGTCTGTGGACAAGATGGAGTATGACACAAAAGAGAAGCTCGCTGCCTTGAGCGTCATCGA ATCGCAGAGGTTAGTCAAGGCTCGTTGGCATGAACTGACTCGGCCACTAACCATACTCCAGTACCTGGCAGGTGGGCATCCCTTGCCAGAGTCAGCTCCCCCAGCCCCAGACACGGAATTCGAGTACACTATCCAAATCCCAATGCGCGATGGGGGCCGCCAACAAGAAGCCCGCGTCCACAAGCCCTCCACGTCAACAGGCGCAAAGTCCCCAGTCATCGTTCTCATCTATGGAGGCGCCTTCACAATGGGTGACTGTCACCAAATGAGCCCCTGGGCCAGAATCGCCAGAAAGCTCTTCAATGCCACTGTCATCAACCTTTCCTATCGTCTGGCACCCACACACCCTTTCCCCGCGGCCCCCAATGATGTTGAAGATGGGCTCAAGTGGGTTTCTGAGAATGCGCACACCCTAGGTGGCGACTTGAGCGCAGGCTTCGTTATCGGAGGCCCATCTGCTGGCGCAAACCTTGCGGCCGTCATGGCACAGAAGATGGTTGATGGCGCGACGAAGCTCGGAGCTCCTCTCACCGGTGTCTGGCTCCTGGCTCCGCTCTTCCTCGAGGACGATATAGTGCCTCCAAAGTACAAAGATATCTTCCTCGCAAGAGAGCAGAACGCCGAGGCTCCGATCTTCAGTAAAGCAGCCTGGGGTTATCTTGCTGCCAATTACAAGGCAGACATCAAATCAGTGGATTATTCGCCTTTCAACTCGAAGAATCCCCATGTCGGAATGCCACGAACAGTTGTGCAGGTTGGAGGTCTGGACTTCCTCCGGGATGACGGGCTGGTTTACGAGAAAGCTCTCAGAGCACACGGGGTTGAAACCCGGTTAGATGTGTATCCCGGCGCTCCGCATGGACATTTCATATTCCCTGGTGTCAAGTCCGCGTTCAAGGCAAACCTTGACATTTTCAGAGGCCTCGGATGGCTTCTCAAGCAGGAGGTCTCGGAGGATGAGATCAAGAAGGCGGTTGTTGCAGATCCTTTCATGACCGTTCCGGAAAAATCGTCAGCGGCATATGACGCCATATACCGGTGA
- a CDS encoding glycosyl hydrolase family 3 N terminal domain-containing protein: MSAALSLFLSGLLLAPSVNAQAYDSGDRSEDAFSWIQPVNTTILGPYGDSEPVYPSPNITGTGWEDALAKAREFVSQLTIEEKADMVTGQPGPCVGNIVAIPRLGFQGLCLQDGPLSIRVADYASVFSAGVSAAATWDKDILYERGLAMGKEFKAKGAHIALSPVAGPLGRSAYSGRNWEGFSPDPYLTGVAMEKTITGHQDAGVQATAKHWILNEQETMRNPTFDPNGTATDIEEQALSSNVDDRTAHELYIWPFANAVKAKASSFMCSYQRINGSYGCQNSKSLNGLLKTELGFDGYVMSDWGATHTGVAAIEAGLDMDMPGGIGRYGMDWKSGSFFGGNVTTAVNNGTLNVARVDDMIVRIMTPYYWLNQDKDYPTVDPSSGDLNTFSPRSTWVREFNLTGERSRDVRENHGELIRKHGAAAAVLLKNENKALPLKAPKSIAVFGNDAGEDTQGFYNQADFEYGTLVAGGGSGTGRLTYLVTPLEAIKARASKDGALVQQWLNNTLIINSNVTDLWVPKAPEVCLVFLKTWAEEAADRQHLSVDWDGNDVVESVAKDCNNTIVVTHSSGINDLPWADHPNVTAILAAHFPGQESGNSLVDVLYGDVNPSARLPYTIALNGTDYNAPPTTGINTTGWYDWQSWFDEKLEIDYRYFDAHNISVRYEFGFGLSYTTFEVADFEASPVEQDITSAPEQRPVEPGGNPALWETIYNATVSITNSGDVEGAAVPQLYVTFPDSTPAGTPPKQLRGFEKVPLAVGETKKVGFELMRRDLSYWDVVSQQWLIPEGEFTLSLGWSSRDLKATAQITPVQA; the protein is encoded by the exons ATGTCCGCAGCTCTGTCTCTCTTCCTATCCGGTCTTCTGTTGGCACCCTCAGTCAACGCTCAGGCGTATGACTCTGGTGACCGATCTGAAGATGCCTTCAGCTGGATTCAGCCGGTGAACACCACCATCCTCGGTCCCTACGGGGACTCTGAGCCAGTCTATCCTTCCC CCAACATCACTGGTACCGGTTGGGAGGATGCCCTCGCCAAGGCAAGGGAGTTCGTCTCTCAACTGACCATCGAGGAGAAGGCCGACATGGTCACTGGCCAACCCGGTCCCTGCGTCGGAAACATCGTCGCTATCCCTCGTCTTGGTTTCCAGGGCCTCTGCCTTCAGGATGGTCCCCTGTCCATCCGTGTTGCCGACTACGCCAGTGTCTTCTCCGCCGGTGTCTCTGCTGCAGCCACCTGGGATAAAGATATCCTCTACGAGAGAGGTCTTGCCATGGGCAAGGAGTTCAAGGCCAAGGGCGCCCACATTGCTCTCAG CCCCGTCGCTGGCCCCCTCGGTCGCAGTGCCTACTCCGGCAGAAACTGGGAGGGCTTCAGTCCCGACCCTTACCTGACTGGTGTCGCCATGGAAAAAACTATCACCGGTCACCAGGATGCTGGTGTCCAGGCTACTGCCAAGCACTGGATCCTCAACGAGCAGGAGACCATGCGCAACCCGACTTTCGACCCCAATGGTACCGCTACAGACATCGAGGAGCAGGCCCTCTCCTCCAACGTTGACGACAGAACCGCCCACGAGCTCTACATCTGGCCTTTCGCCAACGCTGTCAAGGCCAAGGCTTCTTCCTTCATGTGCTCTTACCAGCGTATCAACGGTTCCTATGGATGCCAGAACTCCAAGTCTCTGAACGGTCTTCTGAAGACTGAGCTTGGATTTGATGGCTACGTTATGTCCGACTGGGGTGCCACCCACACCGGTGTTGCTGCCATTGAGGCCGGTCTCGATATGGATATGCCTGGCGGCATTGGCAGGTACGGCATGGACTGGAAGTCTGGATCTTTCTTCGGCGGCAACGTCACTACTGCTGTCAACAACGGTACTCTCAACGTCGCCCGCGTTGATGACATGATCGTTCGCATTATGACTCCTTACTACTGGCTCAACCAGGACAAGGACTACCCCACCGTCGACCCCTCCTCTGGCGACCTCAACACCTTCTCCCCCAGATCCACCTGGGTTCGCGAGTTTAATCTCACCGGCGAGCGCAGCCGTGATGTTCGTGAGAACCACGGTGAGCTGATCCGCAAGcacggcgccgccgccgccgtcctcCTCAAGAATGAGAACAAGGCTCTTCCCCTCAAGGCTCCCAAGTCCATCGCTGTCTTTGGCAACGATGCTGGCGAGGACACTCAGGGATTCTACAACCAGGCTGACTTCGAGTACGGCACTCTCGTCGCTGGTGGTGGCTCCGGCACCGGTCGCCTGACCTACCTTGTCACCCCCCTTGAAGCCATCAAGGCTCGCGCTTCCAAGGATGGTGCCCTCGTCCAGCAGTGGCTCAACAACACCCTCATCATCAACTCCAATGTCACCGACCTCTGGGTTCCCAAGGCCCCCGAGGTCTGCCTCGTCTTCCTCAAGACCTGGGCCGAGGAGGCCGCTGACCGCCAGCACTTGAGCGTCGACTGGGACGGCAACGACGTCGTCGAGAGCGTCGCCAAGGACTGCAACAACACCATTGTCGTCACCCACTCTTCCGGCATCAACGACCTCCCCTGGGCCGACCACCCCAACGTCACCGCCATCCTCGCCGCCCACTTCCCTGGCCAGGAGTCCGGTAACTCCCTCGTCGACGTCCTCTACGGCGATGTCAACCCCTCCGCCAGACTCCCCTACACCATTGCCCTGAACGGCACCGACTACAACGCCCCTCCCACCACTGGCATCAACACCACCGGCTGGTACGATTGGCAGAGTTGGTTCGACGAGAAGCTCGAGATTGACTACCGCTACTTCGACGCCCACAATATCTCTGTCCGCTACGAGTTCGGCTTCGGTCTCAGCTACACCACCTTCGAGGTCGCCGACTTCGAGGCCAGCCCCGTCGAGCAGGACATCACCTCCGCCCCTGAGCAGCGCCCTGTCGAGCCCGGTGGAAATCCCGCCCTCTGGGAGACCATCTACAACGCCACCGTCTCCATCACCAACTCTGGCGATGTCGAGGGTGCCGCCGTTCCCCAGCTTTACGTCACCTTCCCCGACTCCACGCCCGCCGGCACTCCTCCCAAGCAGCTTCGCGGCTTCGAGAAGGTTCCCCTTGCCGTCGGTGAGACCAAGAAGGTCGGTTTCGAGCTGATGCGTCGTGATCTCAGCTACTGGGACGTTGTCTCGCAGCAGTGGCTCATTCCCGAGGGCGAGTTCACTCTCAGCCTGGGATGGAGCAGCAGAGACTTAAAGGCTACCGCCCAGATTACCCCTGTGCAGGCGTAA
- a CDS encoding choline dehydrogenase yields the protein MRVSLFFTLVTVLADSASSIVVPRKIARQQPRHEPFIGRSAANTTLDNYDYVVVGSGPGGGPVAANLAIAGYKVLLIDAGGDSGDSWTEKVPALHLMSTEFEDTRWNYFVNHYPDLEQQKRDSKMTYEMPDGSFYVGLDPPAGATPLGVWYPRAGTLGGCSRHNALITTNAHDSDWTNIATLTGDDTWKPDNMRSYFQKIEKNMYLPSSIIGHGYSGWLGTSLTSLSLVVEDQKLLSLIISAATAMGKSLLGLVLSTVTGLGQVLLRDLNAPGQTSKTGLYQVPLSMTNSIRGGPRDLILDTANAVNADGSRKYHLDIKLDTLVTKIRFDESGDKPRAVGVDFLEGSSLYRADPRSGSASSTGSGSVDANREVIISAGSFNTPQLLKLSGIGPKAELDSFKIPVVVDLPGVGTNMQDRYEATVIGKTNSDFVITSKCTFLETSPDPCLEDYQNGLEPITKGVYATNGIAIAVILKSSVAENEPDLLISGAPAKFKGYFPGYASDSLADAQHWAWIILKAHSRNNAGTVTLKSTDPRDMPLINFNYYDTGVNSNGEGDKDLQATYEGFEFTRKAFDSLIPLDGSFPEVWPGTNTSTEADAKQFLKDETWGHHASCTCPIGADDDPMAVLDTVGIPITG from the exons ATGCGCGTTTCACTCTTTTTCACACTCGTTACTGTTTTGGCCGACTCAGCCTCTTCCAT CGTTGTCCCAAGGAAGATTGCAAGGCAACAGCCTCGCCATGAGCCCTTCATTGGTCGAAGCGCCGCCAACACCACTCTTGACAACTACGACTATGTCGTTGTTGGCTCGGGTCCTGGAGGAGGCCCTGTTGCTGCCAATCTTGCCATCGCCGGATACAAGGTGTTGCTGATTGATGCTGGAGGAGACTCAGGGGACTCATGGACGGAGAAGGTCCCGGCTCTTCACCTTATGTCAACTGAGTTCGAGGACACAAGATGGAACTACTTC GTCAACCACTATCCCGACCTCGAGCAACAGAAGAGAGATTCCAAGATGACGTACGAGATGCCCGACGGCAGTTTCTACGTCGGGCTTGATCCTCCAGCTGGAGCAACCCCTCTTGGTGTTTGGTATCCTCGCGCCGGAACTTTGGGAGGTTGTTCTCGCCACAACGCTCTCATCACCACCAACGCTCATGACAGTGATTGGACGAACATTGCCACACTCACCGGCGATGATACCTGGAAGCCAGACAACATGCGTTCGTACTTCCAAAAGATCGAGAAGAACATGTACCTTCCATCAAGCATCATCGGGCATGGGTACAGTGGATGGCTTGGTACTTCGCTTACTTCTCTGTCACTTGTGGTTGAGGACCAGAAGCTGCTGTCGTTGATTATTTCCGCTGCTACTGCCATGGGGAAGAGCCTTCTTGGATTGGTGCTCAGCACTGTCACTGGTCTTGGCCAGGTCCTCCTTCGAGATCTCAACGCGCCTGGCCAGACTAGCAAGACTGGACTGTACCAGGTTCCGCTTTCTATGACTAATTCCATCCGTGGTGGTCCTAGAGATCTCATTTTGGATACTGCCAACGCTGTCAATGCTGATGGATCGCGCAAGTATCATCTTGATATCAAGCTCGATACTCTT GTCACCAAGATTCGATTTGATGAGAGTGGTGACAAGCCTCGCGCGGTTGGTGTCGACTTCTTGGAGGGCTCCAGCCTTTACCGCGCCGATCCCCGCTCAGGATCTGCTTCATCGACGGGATCTGGTAGCGTTGATGCCAATCGTGAGGTCATCATCTCTGCTGGTTCTTTCAACACACCTCAGCTTCTGAAGCTCAGTGGTATCGGTCCGAAGGCAGAGCTCGACTCTTTCAAGATTCCTGTTGTCGTCGATCTCCCGGGTGTCGGAACCAACATGCAGGATCGCTACGAGGCAACCGTGATCGGCAAGACCAACAGTGACTTCGTCATCACAAGCAAGTGCACTTTCTTGGAGACGTCTCCCGACCCTTGCCTCGAGGACTACCAGAACGGCCTCGAGCCCATCACTAAGGGCGTGTACGCCACTAATGGCATCGCGATCGCCGTCATCCTCAAGTCTTCCGTTGCCGAGAATGAGCCCGACTTGCTCATCTCCGGCGCGCCGGCCAAGTTCAAGGGGTACTTCCCCGGCTACGCCTCTGACTCGCTCGCCGACGCACAGCACTGGGCATGGATCATTCTCAAGGCTCACAGCAGAAATAATGCTGGTACAGTGACCTTGAAGTCGACTGATCCCAGGGACATGCCCCTCATCAACTTCAATTACTACGACACGGGCGTCAACAGCAACGGGGAGGGCGACAAGGATCTTCAGGCTACCTATGAGGGCTTCGAGTTCACCCGAAAGGCCTTCGATAGCCTCATCCCGCTCGACGGCAGCTTCCCCGAGGTTTGGCCCGGTACCAATACCTCCACGGAAGCGGACGCCAAACAATTCCTCAAGGACGAGACGTGGGGACACCACGCTTCGTGCACTTGTCCTATCGGTGCTGATGATGACCCGATGGCTGTACTTGAcactgttggtatccctattacagggtag
- a CDS encoding CFEM domain-containing protein encodes MKFFAFILLLLAWCQGVWGLSKTVDTPASTETPPLCGLQCIQSVTLATQLCSLTNATCICTNVELNEKISLCVHSNCTVREALLVQSYSKHTCGAPSRDRTALVWVTGVVFLVLGLLAFVLRVMARLCLGGQSWGPDDWVMCIAVGMMIPLNALSVPISQVALGKDIWNVHPDDVTQFLYLFYWDELLYLGALPVTKISILLFYLKIFPKREIRIGCWVLIGLNVAYFITFELISIFQCRPIDGAWRAWDKEYPAKCNNINIQGWAAAIINILLDLATLILPLKELYNLSLSTKKKLMVILMFSVGFFVTIVSVVRLHSLASYATTSNATQDYVEVGYWSTIEVPVGVICASMPAIRSLFSLVFPKVFGTTQRGKSNYANLSSQQKDLSNSQKVSSKGSSKPAIRVLKEFTVRSRHRDDVSYVEHELTAGPFTDPSSRPSSEKKPITPHESV; translated from the exons ATGAAATTCTTTGCCTTTATTTTGTTACTTTTGGCGTGGTGTCAAGGCGTGTGGGGTTTGTCCAAAACAGTTGATACCCCCGCGTCCACGGAGACTCCTCCGTTGTGCGGC TTGCAATGCATTCAATCAGTCACTTTGGCAACGCAGCTATGCTCGCTCACTAACGCAACTTGCATATGCACCAATGTTGAGCTGAATGAGAAGATTTCACTCTGTGTGCACTCCAATTGCACTGTTCGGGAGGCACTAC TGGTTCAAAGTTACTCCAAACACACTTGCGGTGCACCTTCACGAGACAGAACTGCATTAGTATGGGTCACCGGAGTGGTTTTTCTGGTTCTTGGCCTTTTGGCGTTCGTGTTGAGAGTCATGGCTCGACTTTGCCTGGGTGGCCAGTCTTGGGGGCCAGACGACTGGGTTATGTGTATTGCGGTG GGCATGATGATACCACTCAACGCTCTATCGGTCCCAA TCTCTCAAGTTGCTCTGGGCAAGGACATTTGGAACGTGCACCCTGACGACGTGACACAGTTTCTCTAT ctcttttactgGGACGAGCTTCTATACCTCGGCGCTCTGCCAGTCACCAAAATCTCAATTCTTCTCTTTTACCTCAAAATCTTTCCCAAAAGAGAAATAAGAATTGGCTGCTGGGTTCTTATCGGGCTCAACGTTGCATACTTCATCACCTTCGAACTCATCTCGATCTTCCAGTGCCGTCCGATCGATGGGGCCTGGAGAGCATGGGACAAGGAATACCCGGCAAAATGCAACAATATCAACATCCAGGGTTGGGCTGCGGCAATCATCAATATTCTTCTGGACTTGGCCACGTTGATTCTTCCGTTGAAAGAACTGTACAATCTTTCGCTTTCTACAAAGAAGAAGCTCATGGTCATTCTGATGTTCAGCGTTGGGTTCTT TGTCACTATTGTGAGTGTGGTACGGTTGCATTCGCTGGCCAGCTATGCAACTACGAGCAATGCGACGC AGGACTACGTCGAGGTCGGATACTGGAGCACTATTGAGGTTCCGGTAGGCGTCATCTGCGCCAGCATGCCTGCCATTCGCTCTCTATTCAGTCTGGTCTTTCCCAAGGTGTTCGGCACCACTCAAAGGGGCAAATCAAACTACGCAAATCTCTCTAGCCAACAGAAGGACCTTTCCAACTCCCAGAAGGTTTCATCCAAGGGCTCGTCAAAACCGGCTATTCGAGTGCTCAAGGAGTTCACAGTCCGGTCAAGACATCGGGATGATGTCTCCTACGTTGAGCATGAACTCACGGCAGGGCCGTTCACAGACCCCAGTTCGCGCCCGTCATCAGAAAAGAAGCCCATTACTCCACATGAATCTGTGTGA
- a CDS encoding oxidase, which translates to MKLHYALSILPCFGSGVLGFPAYAADALREELSSKLSGHIASAFHEVHEKRLLFDPLTTPIDVTGDHKFIAPDFKNGAQRGPCPGLNALANHGYISRKGVTSLVEVTAAINTVFGMGLELSTILGVMGTVFVGNPLSLNPGFSIGDAASGSNNILGNLIGLLGTPRGLNGSHNIIEGDSSNTRADLYMTGDASTMVMEQFQSFYDMSSGEGDYNFELFADRASIRFNETIATNPNFYYGPFTGMISRNAGFLFACRLFANHSAENPTGLLNKATLKSFFAVEGEEGNLTYNRGWERIPENWYRTPVDYGLVQLNLDLLAWIAKYPELGSIGGNMGKVNSFAGVNLADLTGGVLNLTKLLEGNNLLCFVFEILKTASPNSLSTIFTIIEAPLKLVTDTVGAAILNLACPAFKDMTVGGKSLDEGLKEQYPGAKMADNIL; encoded by the exons ATGAAGCTGCATTACGCTCTCTCCATTCTGCCCTGTTTCGGCAGCGGCGTCCTTGGGTTCCCCGCATACGCAGCTGATGCTCTCAGAGAGGAGCTCTCATCCAAGCTCTCCGGACACATCGCCAGCGCCTTTCACGAGGTACATGAGAAGAGGCTTCTATTCGACCCATTGACAACACCTATCGATGTAACCGGCGACCATAAGTTCATCGCACCCGACTTCAAGAATGGCGCCCAGCGTGGTCCCTGCCCGGGGCTCAACGCTCTGGCGAACCATGGCTACATCAGCCGCAAGGGTGTGACGAGCTTAGTCGAGGTCACGGCCGCTATCAACACTGTGTTTGGCATGGGATTGGAGCTTTCAACGATTTTAGGAGTGATGGGAACTGTTTTTGTCGGAAACCCTCTGTCTCTTAACCCAGGTTTCTCCATTGGAGATGCTGCCAGCGGATCCAACAACATCTTGGGCAATCTGATCGGTCTCCTTGGTACGCCTCGCGGACTGAATGGCTCCCATAACATCATCGAGGGTGATTCGTCCAACACCAGAGCCGACTTGTACATGACGGGAGACGCTTCCACCATGGTCATGGAGCAGTTCCAGTCCTTCTACGACATGTCGTCAGGCGAGGGCGATTACAACTTTGAGTTATTCGCTGACAGGGCCTCTATCCGCTTCAACGAGACTATTGCAACCAACCCGAACTTTTACTATGGTCCTTTTACTGGCATGATTTCTCGGAACGCGGGCTTTTTGTTTGCTTGCCGCTTGTTTGCGAACCACTCCGCGGAGAATCCAACTGGCCTCTTAA ACAAGGCAACTCTGAAGAGCTTCTTCGCCGTAGAGGGCGAAGAGGGCAATCTCACGTACAATAGAGGCTGGGAACGTATTCCAGAGAACTGGTACCGTACGCCGGTGGACTACGGCTTGGTTCAGCTGAACTTGGATCTTCTTGCCTGGATTGCCAAGTACCCTGAGTTGGGAAG TATCGGCGGAAACATGGGAAAGGTCAACAGCTTTGCGGGAGTCAATCTCGCCGACCTTACCGGTGGTGTCCTGAACCTCACCAAGCTGTTGGAAGGCAACAATCTGCTGTGCTTTGTCTTTGAGATTCTCAAGACCGCCTCACCAAACTCGCTGTCTACAATCTTTACCATCATTGAGGCGCCTCTCAAGCTTGTCACCGACACTGTTGGCGCTGCCATCCTCAATTTGGCCTGCCCGGCCTTCAAGGATATGACTGTAGGCGGAAAGAGTCTTGATGAAGGCCTCAAGGAACAATACCCCGGCGCGAAGATGGCTGACAACATCCTTTGA